One genomic window of Halorhabdus sp. CBA1104 includes the following:
- a CDS encoding 50S ribosomal protein L6, giving the protein MPRTELQLPDEVSAEVDHLELTVEGPEGSVTRRLWYPDVTVDVEDETIVIESTEDDAETMSTLGTFESHVRNMFHGVTEGWTYEMEVFYSHFPMQVRAESEEVVIENFLGEKAPRRTPIHGETDVEIDEEQITLRGPSIEDVGQTAADIEQLTRVTDKDVRVFQDGVYITDKPNRGEV; this is encoded by the coding sequence ATGCCACGCACAGAACTACAGCTACCTGACGAAGTCAGTGCCGAGGTCGACCACCTCGAACTCACTGTCGAGGGACCCGAAGGCAGCGTGACGCGTCGACTCTGGTATCCGGATGTCACTGTCGATGTCGAAGACGAGACGATCGTCATCGAATCGACCGAGGACGACGCCGAGACGATGTCCACGTTGGGGACCTTCGAGAGCCACGTGCGCAACATGTTCCACGGCGTCACCGAGGGATGGACCTACGAGATGGAGGTCTTCTACTCACACTTCCCGATGCAGGTGCGCGCCGAGAGCGAGGAAGTCGTCATCGAGAACTTCCTCGGTGAGAAGGCTCCCCGCCGGACGCCGATCCACGGCGAGACCGACGTCGAGATCGACGAAGAACAGATCACGCTCCGTGGTCCCAGTATCGAAGACGTCGGCCAGACGGCCGCGGATATCGAACAGCTCACCCGTGTCACCGACAAAGACGTCCGGGTGTTCCAGGACGGCGTCTACATCACGGACAAACCGAATCGAGGTGAGGTCTGA
- a CDS encoding 50S ribosomal protein L32e, with protein MTDISGVSEETADALSEAGFETVEAVARADQDALTEVESVGNALAARIQADVGELDVSEAEAADVEEAGEAAEEAEDVETELQPRGLVDKQPDLSDEEARLLVQRRREGKPQFNRQDYHKKKRVPTSWRRPRGTLSKQRRGIKGKGDTVEAGFRTPKATRGLHPSGFEEVRVHNVDDLDGVDGDTQAVRIASKVGARKRERIEERAESEEIRVLNPTYVEVEVSDDE; from the coding sequence CTGACGGATATCAGCGGCGTCAGCGAGGAGACGGCAGATGCCTTGAGCGAAGCTGGCTTCGAGACTGTCGAAGCCGTCGCACGCGCCGATCAGGACGCCCTTACCGAGGTCGAGAGCGTCGGAAACGCTCTGGCGGCCCGGATCCAGGCTGACGTCGGCGAACTCGACGTCTCGGAGGCCGAAGCTGCCGACGTCGAGGAGGCAGGAGAGGCCGCTGAGGAAGCCGAGGATGTCGAGACTGAACTGCAGCCTCGTGGGCTGGTCGACAAGCAGCCGGATCTCTCCGACGAGGAGGCCCGGCTGCTGGTCCAGCGCCGCCGCGAAGGCAAGCCGCAGTTCAATCGACAGGACTACCACAAGAAAAAGCGCGTGCCGACGTCTTGGCGACGACCGCGGGGCACCCTCTCGAAGCAGCGCCGCGGCATCAAGGGCAAAGGCGACACGGTCGAGGCCGGGTTCCGCACTCCCAAGGCGACTCGCGGATTGCACCCCTCCGGCTTCGAGGAAGTTCGCGTCCACAACGTCGACGATCTCGACGGTGTCGACGGGGATACCCAAGCGGTGCGCATCGCCTCGAAAGTCGGGGCACGCAAGCGCGAACGGATCGAAGAGCGCGCCGAGAGCGAGGAGATTCGCGTACTCAATCCCACCTACGTCGAAGTCGAGGTGAGCGACGATGAGTGA
- a CDS encoding 50S ribosomal protein L19e, whose protein sequence is MSDLSAQKRLAADVLDVGQNRVWFDPEAQGEIADAITREDVRDLIDQGIIRTKEKSGNSRGRAKERQEKRAYGHQKGHGSRKGSAGARQNEKDDWVSRIRAQRERLRELRDSGELSPTEYRKLYDQASGGEFDDVGDLNRYIDDQHGDQ, encoded by the coding sequence ATGAGTGATCTCAGCGCACAGAAGCGACTGGCGGCAGACGTTCTGGACGTCGGGCAGAACCGCGTCTGGTTCGACCCCGAGGCACAGGGCGAAATCGCGGATGCGATCACCCGCGAGGACGTCCGTGACCTGATCGACCAGGGCATCATCCGCACGAAAGAAAAGAGTGGGAACTCCCGCGGTCGGGCCAAAGAGCGCCAAGAGAAGCGCGCCTACGGCCACCAGAAGGGACACGGGTCCCGGAAGGGTTCCGCGGGAGCCCGACAGAACGAGAAAGACGACTGGGTGTCCCGCATTCGGGCCCAGCGCGAGCGGCTGCGAGAACTCCGGGACAGTGGCGAACTGTCGCCGACGGAGTATCGCAAACTGTACGATCAGGCCAGCGGCGGCGAATTCGACGACGTCGGTGACCTGAACCGATATATCGACGACCAACACGGTGATCAGTGA
- a CDS encoding 50S ribosomal protein L18 — protein MATGPRYKVPMRRRRESRTDYHQRLRLLKSGKPRLVARLSNSQARAQLVTTGPNGDETVAAATANDLAEYGWEAPTGNLPAAYLTGLLAGLRAIEAGYEEAVLDIGLNTPTPGSKVFAIQEGAIDAGLEIPHNDDVLAEWPRTRGEHIAEYAESLDEGLYSGEFDATELPAHFDAVRETLLEGDIEL, from the coding sequence ATGGCGACAGGACCACGCTACAAGGTGCCGATGCGTCGGCGCCGCGAATCTCGGACGGACTACCATCAGCGGTTGCGCCTGCTGAAATCCGGCAAGCCACGCCTCGTGGCGCGGCTCTCGAACAGCCAGGCCAGGGCGCAGCTGGTGACAACGGGTCCCAACGGTGACGAGACTGTTGCAGCGGCCACGGCCAACGACCTCGCCGAGTACGGCTGGGAGGCGCCGACGGGCAACCTGCCCGCCGCGTACCTGACCGGACTGCTCGCGGGGCTGCGGGCGATCGAGGCCGGCTACGAGGAGGCAGTGCTGGACATTGGGCTCAACACGCCGACGCCAGGAAGTAAAGTATTCGCGATCCAGGAAGGAGCGATCGACGCCGGCCTGGAGATTCCCCACAACGACGATGTCCTGGCCGAGTGGCCACGGACGCGCGGCGAGCACATCGCCGAGTACGCCGAGTCCCTCGATGAGGGGCTCTATAGTGGGGAATTCGACGCGACAGAACTGCCCGCACACTTTGACGCAGTGCGGGAGACGCTACTCGAAGGTGACATCGAACTATGA
- a CDS encoding 30S ribosomal protein S5, which translates to MSADGWEPRTRLGRQVADGEIDSMRDALNAGLPLKESEIVDQLVPGLEDEVLDINMVQRMTDSGRRVKFRCVVVVGNRDGLVGYAEGRDDQVGGAIQKAIDIAKLNMIDVSRGCGSWECGCGRPHTVALRTTGKAGSVEVELQPAPRGLGLAGGETVRHVLELAGIEDIWTRSSGNTRTTVNFAKATFNALRNTAEARVPERAFQEREVIE; encoded by the coding sequence ATGAGCGCTGACGGATGGGAACCACGAACGCGGCTCGGCCGGCAGGTCGCCGACGGCGAGATCGACTCGATGCGCGACGCCCTGAACGCCGGGCTGCCGCTGAAGGAATCGGAAATCGTCGATCAGCTCGTTCCTGGGCTGGAAGACGAAGTGCTGGACATCAACATGGTCCAGCGGATGACCGACTCGGGTCGCCGGGTGAAGTTCCGCTGTGTCGTCGTCGTGGGTAACCGCGACGGGCTCGTCGGCTACGCCGAGGGCCGAGACGATCAGGTCGGCGGCGCAATCCAGAAGGCCATCGACATCGCCAAGCTGAACATGATCGACGTTTCCCGCGGGTGTGGCTCGTGGGAATGTGGTTGCGGGCGACCGCACACGGTCGCGCTGCGTACCACCGGCAAGGCCGGCAGCGTCGAGGTCGAGCTCCAGCCTGCCCCGCGCGGGCTCGGGCTGGCCGGCGGAGAGACCGTTCGGCACGTCCTCGAACTGGCTGGTATCGAAGACATCTGGACCCGCTCGTCGGGGAACACCCGGACGACGGTCAACTTCGCGAAGGCGACGTTCAACGCCCTGCGCAACACGGCCGAAGCGCGGGTCCCCGAGCGAGCCTTCCAAGAGCGTGAGGTGATCGAGTGA
- a CDS encoding 50S ribosomal protein L30 — protein sequence MQAIVQLRGEVDVSQDVVDTLEMLNLGRVNHATLVPETDTYRGMITKVNDVVAYGEPSVETVELLLERRAEPAADADGEKASVDDEWVGWNTNYDDIADLASALVDEETTLQEANLSPTLRLHPPRKGHDGIKHPVKEGGELGKHDTDGIDGLLEAMR from the coding sequence ATGCAAGCGATCGTCCAACTGCGCGGCGAGGTCGACGTCAGCCAGGACGTCGTCGATACTCTGGAGATGCTCAACCTCGGTCGCGTCAATCACGCGACGCTCGTCCCCGAGACCGACACGTATCGGGGCATGATCACGAAGGTCAACGACGTTGTCGCCTACGGCGAACCGTCAGTCGAGACGGTCGAACTCTTGCTCGAACGGCGAGCGGAACCGGCCGCCGATGCCGACGGTGAGAAAGCGTCCGTCGACGACGAGTGGGTCGGCTGGAACACCAACTACGACGACATCGCGGATCTGGCTTCGGCGCTGGTCGACGAAGAGACCACGCTGCAGGAGGCCAACCTCTCACCGACGCTTCGTCTGCACCCGCCCCGGAAGGGCCACGACGGGATCAAACATCCCGTCAAGGAGGGTGGCGAGCTGGGCAAACACGACACCGACGGCATCGACGGACTACTGGAGGCGATGCGATAA
- a CDS encoding uL15m family ribosomal protein, whose amino-acid sequence MTDKSKRQRGSRTHGGGTHKNRRGAGHRGGRGDAGRDKHEQHLHPPIGKSGFTRPEKTKEDIAEVDIRRLDEDAALLAADGIAEEDGDGYRIDAREVVEDGFDADAVKVLGAGQVRNELTVVADAFSAGAREKIEAAGGNAELSERGEQRQADKDDADDNE is encoded by the coding sequence ATGACAGATAAGAGCAAACGCCAGCGCGGCTCTCGAACGCACGGCGGCGGCACGCACAAGAACCGTCGCGGGGCCGGTCACCGCGGTGGGCGCGGCGACGCTGGCCGCGACAAACACGAGCAGCATCTCCACCCGCCGATCGGCAAGAGCGGCTTCACGCGGCCAGAGAAGACCAAAGAGGATATTGCCGAGGTCGACATCCGGCGACTCGATGAGGACGCCGCCTTACTGGCTGCCGACGGCATTGCAGAAGAAGACGGCGACGGCTACCGGATCGACGCCCGCGAGGTCGTCGAGGATGGTTTCGACGCCGACGCGGTGAAGGTACTCGGTGCCGGGCAGGTTCGCAACGAACTGACCGTCGTCGCCGATGCCTTCTCGGCCGGTGCCCGCGAGAAGATCGAGGCTGCCGGTGGAAACGCTGAATTGAGCGAGCGAGGCGAACAGCGACAGGCTGACAAGGACGACGCCGACGATAACGAGTAA
- the secY gene encoding preprotein translocase subunit SecY translates to MSWKDTAEPLLTRMPSVARPDRHVPFKRKLGWTAGVLVLFFFLRNINLYGLGTGGSNAFGRFSSILATQQGSIMQLGIGPIVTASIVLQLLGGADLLGLDTQNNPRDQILYQGLQKLLVLVMIVLTGFPMVFAADFLPAEPVFGLGVAGTKWLMFAQIFVGGVLILYMDEVISKWGVGSGIGLFIIAGVSQSLVGGLIAIPQISGNWGFIPYWIGAVAGFVDVPSVLTSQGITQLLFHTSGQNYIGLIAILTTLSIFVIVVYAESVRVEIPLSHARVKGARGRFPVKLIYASVLPMILVRALQMNIQFLGRILKQQLGTLPAWLGQYSGSQPTGGLFYYLAPIQSPGEWAWFLGSVSQPVWKVLLRVGVDLTFMIIGGAIFAIFWVETTDMGPEATAQQIQNSGMQIPGFRQNPGVLEKVLERYIPQVTVIGGALVGLLAVMANMLGTIGGVTGTGLLLTVSITYKLYEEIAEEQLMEMHPMMRQMFG, encoded by the coding sequence ATGAGCTGGAAGGACACCGCCGAACCACTGCTAACGCGGATGCCGTCAGTCGCTCGACCGGACCGCCACGTCCCCTTCAAGCGGAAACTCGGCTGGACGGCCGGCGTCTTGGTCTTGTTTTTCTTCTTGAGAAACATCAACCTGTACGGCCTTGGTACCGGTGGATCGAACGCATTCGGCCGGTTCTCGTCGATCCTTGCCACTCAGCAGGGCTCGATCATGCAGCTGGGGATCGGGCCGATCGTCACCGCGAGCATTGTCTTGCAGTTGCTCGGCGGGGCGGACTTACTCGGGTTGGATACCCAGAACAATCCGCGCGATCAGATCCTCTATCAGGGGCTCCAGAAGCTACTGGTGCTCGTGATGATCGTGTTGACGGGCTTTCCGATGGTGTTCGCCGCCGACTTCCTCCCAGCTGAGCCAGTCTTCGGACTGGGTGTGGCCGGGACGAAGTGGTTGATGTTCGCTCAGATCTTCGTCGGCGGTGTCCTCATCCTCTACATGGACGAGGTGATCAGCAAATGGGGCGTCGGCAGCGGGATCGGCCTGTTCATCATTGCTGGCGTCAGCCAGAGTCTGGTCGGCGGGTTGATCGCGATCCCCCAGATCTCCGGCAATTGGGGCTTTATCCCCTATTGGATCGGCGCGGTGGCCGGGTTCGTCGATGTCCCGTCGGTGTTGACGTCTCAGGGGATCACACAACTTCTGTTCCACACGAGTGGACAGAACTATATCGGGCTCATCGCTATCCTCACGACGCTCTCGATCTTCGTGATCGTCGTCTATGCGGAGTCAGTCCGTGTCGAGATCCCGCTCAGCCACGCCCGGGTGAAGGGGGCTCGCGGTCGGTTCCCTGTGAAGCTCATCTACGCCAGCGTCCTGCCGATGATCCTCGTCCGGGCGCTGCAGATGAACATTCAGTTCCTCGGCCGGATTCTCAAACAGCAACTCGGGACCTTACCGGCCTGGCTGGGGCAGTATAGCGGCTCCCAGCCGACAGGTGGGCTCTTCTACTATCTGGCACCGATCCAGTCGCCCGGCGAATGGGCCTGGTTCTTGGGTAGTGTCTCACAACCAGTCTGGAAAGTCCTCCTCCGGGTCGGCGTCGACCTCACGTTCATGATCATCGGTGGTGCGATCTTCGCGATCTTCTGGGTCGAAACCACCGACATGGGCCCGGAAGCGACGGCCCAGCAGATCCAGAACTCCGGGATGCAGATCCCCGGCTTCCGTCAGAATCCCGGCGTCTTGGAGAAGGTCCTCGAACGCTATATCCCACAAGTGACCGTCATCGGTGGTGCACTGGTCGGGCTGCTCGCCGTCATGGCGAACATGCTCGGTACGATCGGTGGCGTCACCGGGACGGGGCTGCTGCTGACCGTCTCGATCACCTACAAGCTCTACGAGGAGATCGCCGAAGAGCAACTCATGGAAATGCATCCCATGATGCGCCAGATGTTTGGCTAG
- a CDS encoding helix-turn-helix domain-containing protein — translation MSTEHRLADATDPEATVGNLLTYAALLNTPKLARLYVYVLRNGPVAIETVKDDLELPHSTTYKYVGELEEMGVLTRHEDSRPTTIEVEPIRLTMETDHGDVVVTPVLVDAIARQIDTEDIRVFVERQGIPKLAAALHYTVRVMDGDLTQRTAANKLDVHPVEGMTVITALQDVVEGAEAYDPYLDTGE, via the coding sequence ATGTCAACCGAGCACCGACTCGCCGACGCGACCGATCCGGAAGCGACGGTCGGTAATCTTCTCACCTACGCGGCGTTGCTCAACACGCCGAAACTGGCGCGACTCTACGTCTACGTCCTCCGGAACGGTCCCGTTGCGATCGAGACTGTCAAAGACGATCTCGAGTTGCCACACTCGACGACCTACAAGTACGTCGGCGAACTCGAGGAGATGGGCGTCCTCACTCGTCACGAGGATTCGAGGCCGACGACGATCGAGGTCGAACCGATCCGACTGACAATGGAAACCGACCACGGCGACGTGGTCGTCACGCCCGTCCTTGTGGACGCAATTGCCCGGCAGATCGACACTGAGGACATCCGCGTGTTCGTCGAGCGTCAGGGAATCCCGAAACTCGCCGCCGCGTTGCACTACACCGTGCGCGTGATGGACGGTGACCTCACCCAGCGTACCGCCGCCAACAAACTCGATGTCCATCCGGTCGAGGGGATGACTGTGATCACGGCACTTCAGGACGTCGTGGAGGGGGCTGAAGCCTACGATCCATATCTGGACACTGGCGAGTGA
- a CDS encoding TrkH family potassium uptake protein — protein MNGTTATVGRDVGRILEALGGLMVVSILVPLAWGEWFGAVAFGASALVPLAVGYGLHRRFADADSPSRLHGMVVAATGWLLVGVFGSVPFLLIAWGVHLDLPTTLESTPTLAAFREPLNAVFESTSGFTGTGLTMTDNEEVLPRSLQWWRTFIEWVGGVGVIVLTTAVLARPGSGSLTLYESEARSEKIHPSIVSTVRTIWWIFLLFTFVSILALFLAGMPPWDAINHAMTGLATGGFSIMDNSIATYDSALIDAVLIAIMLLGSIAFPVHYLILQGDLRNFYTDLQTRWVFVYMGAGSALLWAFLYVGPYDSPLRAVRYGVFQFVSAATCTGFQTAVDTTNVALGAWPAQAQLVVAFGMFVGGAAGSTAGGIKIIRGLTLIKGIRYHVADVFYPDSAVRRMDINGRRLTETEANREFVEATIIVVLWIAFLIVGTFLLLVVLPAEEFSLANAFFEVASAQGNVGLSSGITGPNSLPAIGKIAFLGHMWIGRLEIIPVLVALRTLFRRGGMYP, from the coding sequence ATGAACGGAACGACAGCGACAGTCGGACGCGACGTGGGCCGTATCCTCGAAGCGCTCGGCGGGCTGATGGTCGTCTCGATCCTCGTGCCGCTGGCGTGGGGTGAGTGGTTCGGCGCGGTCGCCTTCGGGGCGTCGGCCTTGGTCCCGCTGGCTGTCGGCTACGGACTCCACCGTCGCTTCGCCGACGCTGACTCCCCCTCGCGCTTACACGGGATGGTCGTCGCCGCCACGGGCTGGCTGCTCGTGGGTGTGTTCGGCTCCGTTCCCTTCCTCCTGATCGCCTGGGGCGTCCACCTCGATCTGCCGACAACCCTCGAATCGACGCCGACCCTCGCGGCCTTCCGGGAGCCACTCAACGCCGTTTTCGAGTCGACGAGTGGCTTCACCGGAACCGGCCTGACGATGACCGACAACGAAGAAGTGTTGCCCCGCAGTCTCCAGTGGTGGCGGACGTTCATCGAATGGGTCGGCGGCGTCGGCGTGATCGTCCTGACGACTGCGGTCCTCGCCCGCCCCGGCAGTGGGTCGCTGACGCTCTACGAGAGCGAGGCCCGCTCCGAGAAGATCCACCCGAGCATCGTCTCGACGGTCCGGACGATCTGGTGGATCTTCCTCCTCTTTACGTTCGTCTCGATTCTGGCACTCTTCCTCGCTGGAATGCCTCCCTGGGACGCGATCAACCACGCGATGACCGGGCTCGCGACGGGGGGGTTCTCGATCATGGACAACTCGATTGCGACCTACGACAGCGCGCTCATCGACGCCGTTCTGATCGCGATCATGCTACTTGGCTCGATCGCCTTTCCCGTCCACTACTTGATCCTCCAGGGCGATCTCCGGAACTTCTATACCGATCTGCAGACCCGCTGGGTGTTCGTTTACATGGGGGCTGGGTCGGCACTGTTGTGGGCGTTCCTGTACGTCGGCCCGTACGACTCGCCGCTCAGGGCCGTCCGGTACGGCGTCTTCCAGTTCGTCTCGGCGGCCACCTGTACGGGCTTTCAGACGGCCGTCGACACGACGAACGTGGCACTCGGGGCCTGGCCGGCACAGGCCCAACTCGTCGTGGCATTCGGGATGTTCGTCGGCGGGGCAGCCGGATCGACCGCCGGGGGGATCAAAATCATCCGTGGACTGACCCTGATCAAGGGCATCCGCTATCACGTCGCCGACGTCTTCTATCCGGATAGCGCTGTCCGCCGAATGGACATCAACGGGCGACGGCTGACCGAGACGGAAGCCAACCGGGAGTTCGTCGAGGCGACGATCATCGTCGTGCTCTGGATCGCGTTCCTCATCGTCGGGACGTTCCTGTTGCTGGTCGTCCTCCCCGCCGAGGAATTCTCGCTGGCCAACGCCTTCTTCGAGGTGGCAAGCGCCCAGGGCAACGTCGGACTCTCCTCGGGGATCACCGGCCCTAACTCGCTGCCGGCGATCGGCAAGATCGCCTTCCTCGGGCACATGTGGATCGGGCGCTTAGAAATTATCCCGGTCCTCGTGGCACTGCGGACGCTGTTCCGTCGCGGAGGGATGTACCCATGA
- a CDS encoding TrkA family potassium uptake protein translates to MYIIIVGAGDIGTPLIEIATRSGNEVVVIERDSERANRAADRFDCLVLEADATTNATLEDAGIEQADAVVSTTDRDATNIMVCLLAKEYDVPSILSVVHNPEHMNLFERIGVNTMENPQELIAEYLYRAVARPAIVDYMRIGEEAEVFEIEVTENAPIAGKTLQEAADEGVLSQNVLVVAIERDDTSEPITPRGTTTIHAGDLLTVYSAVGADPEVTDIFGHYEDRIE, encoded by the coding sequence GTGTATATCATCATCGTCGGCGCCGGCGACATCGGGACGCCACTGATCGAGATTGCGACACGCTCGGGCAACGAGGTTGTCGTCATCGAGCGAGACAGTGAACGGGCAAACCGGGCGGCCGATCGGTTCGACTGTCTCGTCCTCGAAGCCGACGCGACGACCAACGCGACCCTCGAGGACGCCGGCATCGAACAGGCCGACGCCGTCGTCTCGACGACCGACCGCGACGCGACGAACATCATGGTCTGTCTGCTCGCAAAGGAGTACGACGTCCCGTCGATCCTCTCGGTGGTCCACAACCCCGAGCACATGAACCTCTTTGAGCGGATCGGCGTCAACACGATGGAAAACCCACAGGAACTCATCGCCGAGTACCTCTACCGGGCAGTCGCACGGCCGGCTATCGTCGATTACATGCGCATCGGCGAAGAGGCCGAAGTGTTCGAAATCGAGGTGACCGAGAACGCACCGATCGCGGGCAAGACACTCCAGGAAGCAGCCGACGAAGGAGTGCTCTCTCAGAACGTGCTCGTCGTCGCGATCGAGCGAGACGATACCAGCGAGCCGATCACCCCGCGCGGCACCACGACGATCCACGCGGGAGATCTCCTGACGGTGTATTCGGCCGTCGGTGCCGATCCCGAGGTCACCGACATCTTCGGCCACTACGAAGACCGGATCGAGTGA